The following coding sequences lie in one Lolium perenne isolate Kyuss_39 chromosome 2, Kyuss_2.0, whole genome shotgun sequence genomic window:
- the LOC127333110 gene encoding laccase-4 has protein sequence MAMTISSDLRAPCSLLMATLMLIIFQAQGITRHYNFNVQMANVTRLCATKSIVTVNGEYPGPALVAREGDRVLVRVTNHVAHNMTLHWHGIRQLRSGWADGPAYITQCPMQTGQSYLYNFTITGQRGTLWWHAHISWLRATVYGAIIVLPKHGVPYPFAAPHKEVPMIFGEWWKADTEKLVRQATKTGGAPNISDAFTINGLPGPLYNCSAKDTFKLKVEPGKSYLLRLINAALNDELFFSVANHTLTVVEVDAVYVKPFTVKTLIISPGQTTNVLLTAKPFYPRANFHMSAAPYSVIRPGTFDNTTVAGILEYQKPGGTPSASSFDKSLPLFKPTLPRFNDTGFVANFTAKLRSLATPQYPAAVPQSVDKRFFFTVGLGTLPCPVNVTCQGPTNTTQFAAAVNNVSLVLPSTALLQSHFTGTSRGVYGSNFPIMPLKKFNYTGAPPNNTNVATGTKLLVLPFNSSVELVMQDTSILGIESHPLHLHGFNFFVVGQGVGNYDSVNDPAKFNLVDPVERNTVGVPAGGWVAIRFLADNPGVWFMHCHLEVHTTWGLRMAWLVLDGNLPNQKILPPPSDLPKC, from the exons ATGGCCATGACGATCTCCTCGGATCTTCGAGCTCCTTGCTCTCTCCTCATGGCAACCCTGATGCTGATCATCTTCCAAGCGCAAGGCATCACTAGGCACTACAATTTCAAT GTTCAAATGGCGAACGTGACGAGGCTGTGCGCCACCAAGAGCATCGTGACGGTGAATGGGGAATACCCCGGGCCGGCGCTGGTGGCGAGGGAGGGCGACCGCGTCCTCGTCCGCGTCACTAACCACGTCGCTCACAACATGACGCTGCACTGGCACGGTATCCGGCAGCTCCGGAGCGGCTGGGCCGACGGGCCGGCGTACATCACACAGTGTCCGATGCAGACCGGGCAGAGCTACCTCTACAACTTCACCATCACCGGGCAGCGCGGCACGCTATGGTGGCACGCGCACATCTCCTGGCTGCGCGCCACCGTTTACGGCGCCATCATCGTCCTCCCCAAGCACGGCGTGCCTTACCCGTTCGCCGCGCCGCACAAGGAGGTCCCCATGATCTTCGGCGAGTGGTGGAAGGCAGACACGGAGAAGTTGGTCAGGCAGGCGACTAAGACCGGTGGAGCCCCAAATATTTCTGACGCTTTCACCATCAATGGTCTCCCAGGACCGCTCTACAATTGTTCCGCCAAAG ACACGTTCAAGCTGAAGGTTGAACCTGGGAAATCATACCTGCTGCGCCTCATCAACGCTGCTCTCAACGACGAGCTCTTCTTCTCCGTCGCCAACCACACACTCACAGTCGTCGAGGTCGACGCAGTCTATGTCAAGCCGTTTACAGTCAAGACCTTGATCATCTCCCCAGGGCAGACCACCAACGTCCTCCTCACCGCCAAGCCGTTCTACCCCAGGGCCAACTTCCACATGTCCGCAGCGCCCTACTCCGTCATCAGGCCCGGCACCTTTGACAACACCACGGTCGCTGGCATCCTCGAGTACCAAAAACCCGGCGGCACCCCCTCCGCGTCAAGCTTCGACAAGTCCTTACCGCTCTTCAAGCCTACCCTACCGCGGTTCAACGACACCGGCTTCGTTGCCAACTTCACCGCCAAGCTCCGAAGCCTTGCCACGCCGCAGTACCCAGCGGCCGTGCCGCAGTCGGTGGATAAGAGGTTCTTCTTCACCGTCGGGCTGGGCACGCTCCCGTGCCCCGTGAACGTGACGTGTCAGGGGCCTACCAACACCACGCAGTTCGCGGCGGCCGTCAACAATGTCTCCCTGGTGCTCCCTTCCACGGCGCTCCTCCAGTCTCACTTCACAGGCACGTCTCGAGGCGTCTACGGCTCAAACTTCCCGATCATGCCCCTCAAAAAATTCAACTACACCGGGGCGCCGCCGAACAACACGAACGTGGCCACTGGAACCAAGCTGCTCGTGCTGCCCTTCAACTCCTCGGTGGAGCTGGTGATGCAAGACACGAGCATCCTCGGCATCGAGAGCCACCCCCTGCACCTGCACGGCTTCAACTTCTTCGTCGTTGGCCAAGGGGTTGGCAACTACGACAGTGTGAATGATCCGGCTAAGTTCAACCTCGTCGACCCCGTTGAGCGGAACACCGTTGGAGTGCCGGCCGGCGGGTGGGTGGCCATCCGATTCCTCGCCGACAACCCAG GTGTATGGTTCATGCATTGCCATTTGGAGGTGCACACGACATGGGGACTCAGAATGGCATGGCTGGTACTAGACGGGAACCTGCCCAACCAGAAGATACTTCCTCCACCATCTGATCTCCCCAAATGCTAA